From Fervidobacterium gondwanense DSM 13020, a single genomic window includes:
- the dnaK gene encoding molecular chaperone DnaK: MAKKEYVVGIDLGTTNSVIAWMKPDGSIEVISNAEGNRTTPSIVSFTKSGEILVGEPAKRQLILNSERTIKSIKRKMGSDYKVRIDDKEYTPQEISAYILKKLKKDAEEYLGGEIKKAVITCPAYFNDAQRQATKEAGIIAGLEVLRIINEPTAAALAYGLDKMEGERKVLVYDLGGGTFDVSILEIGGGIIQVIATSGNNHLGGDDFDQRIIDYLADEFKKQYGVDLRSDKQALQRLRDAAEKAKIELSSKLETDISLPYITATAEGPLHLEIRLTRAMFESLTRDLVEKTREPIERALSDAKLSPQDIDEIILVGGMTRVPMVQKFIKDIFGKDPNKNVNPDEAVAIGAAIQAAILGGTEGAKDKDVVLVDVTPLTLGVEVKGGLLEPVIPRNTTIPVKKSKVFTTAEDGQTSVEVRVYQGERAMARDNIFLGSFQLVGIPPAPRGVPQIEVTFDIDSDGIVHVSAKDLGTGKEQSMVVTGRQQLSSDQIEKMIREAQMYEEQDKRKREEVELKNKADDLAYHIEKILKENSEKIPSDTKERLEEIIKDLRDAINRDDIAKIKMLFDDLQRESMKIGEYLYKQQSQGGTAGEQQ, translated from the coding sequence ATGGCGAAGAAGGAGTATGTTGTTGGAATAGACCTTGGAACGACAAACTCAGTTATTGCTTGGATGAAGCCAGATGGAAGCATAGAAGTCATTTCAAACGCAGAAGGAAACAGGACGACCCCATCTATAGTATCTTTTACAAAGAGTGGCGAGATACTCGTTGGTGAACCGGCAAAGAGGCAACTTATTCTCAATTCAGAAAGAACCATTAAGTCTATAAAGAGAAAAATGGGTTCTGACTACAAGGTGAGGATCGATGACAAAGAATACACTCCACAAGAAATCAGTGCGTACATACTTAAGAAGCTCAAAAAAGACGCAGAAGAATACCTCGGTGGTGAAATTAAAAAGGCAGTTATTACTTGTCCAGCTTACTTCAACGATGCTCAGCGACAAGCAACAAAAGAAGCTGGTATCATAGCCGGCCTTGAAGTTCTTAGAATCATCAACGAACCAACTGCTGCTGCTCTTGCTTATGGTCTTGACAAAATGGAAGGCGAAAGAAAGGTTCTTGTCTACGATCTTGGCGGTGGAACGTTTGACGTTTCGATACTCGAAATAGGTGGCGGAATTATTCAAGTTATCGCAACAAGCGGTAACAACCACCTCGGCGGTGACGATTTCGACCAGAGAATAATTGACTATCTTGCAGATGAGTTCAAGAAACAGTACGGTGTAGATTTAAGAAGCGACAAACAAGCATTGCAAAGATTGAGAGATGCTGCTGAAAAGGCAAAGATAGAGCTTTCTTCAAAACTTGAGACGGACATAAGCTTGCCGTACATTACTGCAACAGCGGAAGGTCCACTTCACCTTGAAATAAGGCTTACAAGAGCTATGTTCGAATCACTTACAAGAGACCTTGTTGAAAAGACAAGAGAACCGATTGAAAGAGCATTAAGCGATGCAAAACTTTCACCGCAGGACATAGACGAAATAATCCTCGTCGGTGGTATGACAAGGGTACCGATGGTCCAGAAGTTCATCAAGGACATATTTGGAAAAGATCCAAACAAGAACGTGAACCCAGACGAAGCCGTCGCGATAGGTGCGGCAATTCAAGCGGCAATTCTTGGCGGTACAGAAGGTGCAAAAGACAAAGACGTTGTGCTTGTTGACGTTACACCGTTGACGCTTGGCGTTGAAGTAAAAGGTGGACTCTTAGAACCTGTTATACCTAGGAACACGACGATTCCTGTCAAAAAGAGCAAGGTCTTCACAACAGCTGAGGATGGACAGACAAGTGTTGAGGTAAGGGTTTACCAGGGTGAACGCGCAATGGCAAGGGATAACATATTCCTTGGAAGCTTCCAGCTCGTCGGAATTCCACCGGCACCAAGAGGAGTACCACAAATTGAGGTTACGTTTGATATAGACAGTGATGGAATTGTCCACGTGTCTGCAAAAGACCTCGGTACAGGTAAGGAGCAGTCCATGGTTGTCACAGGAAGACAACAGCTGAGCAGCGACCAAATTGAAAAAATGATTAGAGAAGCCCAGATGTACGAAGAGCAAGACAAGAGGAAGAGAGAAGAAGTTGAATTGAAGAACAAAGCGGACGACCTTGCATATCACATAGAAAAGATCCTTAAGGAAAACAGCGAGAAGATACCATCTGATACGAAGGAAAGACTTGAGGAGATTATCAAAGACCTTAGAGACGCGATCAACAGAGATGATATTGCAAAAATCAAGATGCTCTTCGATGACTTACAGAGAGAAAGTATGAAGATAGGAGAGTACCTCTACAAACAACAGTCACAAGGTGGAACAGCTGGAGAACAACAATAA
- a CDS encoding aldose epimerase family protein yields the protein MLDYGSIQKEFFGYTKEGIPVYEYILINRNSMIMNVLNYGGIVRELWIPIGDGQFVDVVLGYDTLEEYEKNPGYLGAIIGRYANRIANGRFVIDSVQYQLALNDGGGKRSNALHGGWKGFDKKVWNATTEITPEGPKLILKYASHDGEEGYPGNLEATVVYTLTNDNEWRIEYTAKTDKPTIINLTQHTYFNLSGKGKIYNHQVQIYAEKFTPANENLIPTGEIKSVEGTGYDLRNETVIGDAILKLEKQGINGFDINYVLSEKDDKVLKHAASVFSPESKVLVEVYTTQPGLQFYTGNYLLGWWGKRGSIYDKHTGFCLETQHFPDSPNHENFPSTVLRPNEIYNHITIFKFQLIH from the coding sequence TTGTTAGACTACGGTAGTATTCAAAAAGAATTCTTTGGTTACACAAAAGAGGGAATACCTGTATACGAATACATCCTAATAAACAGAAACAGCATGATTATGAACGTACTGAATTATGGCGGAATTGTAAGGGAGTTGTGGATACCGATCGGAGATGGGCAGTTTGTAGATGTGGTACTTGGGTATGACACTTTGGAAGAATACGAGAAAAATCCCGGTTACTTGGGCGCAATTATTGGGAGATACGCAAACAGAATAGCGAATGGCAGGTTTGTTATCGATAGCGTGCAATATCAACTCGCGCTTAATGATGGCGGTGGTAAAAGGTCCAATGCATTGCATGGAGGATGGAAAGGTTTTGATAAGAAAGTGTGGAACGCAACTACGGAAATTACACCCGAAGGTCCGAAATTGATCTTAAAATACGCAAGCCACGATGGAGAAGAAGGATATCCAGGAAATCTTGAAGCGACAGTTGTATACACGCTGACGAATGATAACGAATGGAGGATAGAATACACTGCAAAGACTGATAAACCGACTATCATCAATCTCACGCAGCACACGTACTTCAATCTTTCTGGGAAAGGGAAGATTTATAACCACCAAGTACAGATATATGCTGAGAAGTTTACACCTGCGAATGAGAACCTAATACCGACTGGAGAAATCAAATCAGTTGAAGGAACAGGGTACGATTTGAGAAATGAAACTGTAATTGGTGATGCCATATTAAAACTTGAAAAGCAAGGCATTAATGGATTTGACATAAACTATGTACTATCTGAGAAAGACGATAAGGTGTTAAAACACGCAGCAAGTGTATTTAGCCCGGAATCAAAGGTACTCGTGGAAGTATACACAACGCAGCCTGGACTACAATTTTACACTGGGAACTATTTGCTTGGATGGTGGGGTAAAAGAGGTAGCATATACGATAAACATACAGGATTTTGTCTTGAAACCCAACACTTCCCGGACTCGCCAAACCACGAGAACTTTCCATCAACTGTGTTGAGACCAAACGAGATATACAATCACATTACAATATTTAAATTCCAATTAATCCATTAA
- a CDS encoding M3 family oligoendopeptidase, protein MKWDLSNIYSSFESEEFKADIARLENEVKAFLSWMDENFQTVENAEEKLEYVISNLNELSLLAGKLYNFASLTLSADANNEMAAKYLDVIRSKFVDLSLARTKLRKFLKDLDISNIGSSKSEIVKSHKFFIREQKLLSKYMLSENEEKIISLMRLTGGNAWNNLYEKTTSNLLCDIELNGERKKLPLMRIRNLAYDKSQEVRKKAYESELKACESVASVIAQCLNSIKGEFLTEVKLRGYSSPLEPMLFENRISQETFDAMMEAVKESMPKLRKYLQKKAQILGHSDGSKGLPWYDLFAPLGGYTKTWSFEEARTFIVEKLSEFSKELGEFIDQAFERKWIDAETRPGKRGGAFCSSVKALKESRILMSFDGTLDNVLTLAHELGHAFHNYCLKDETPLNSTTPATLAETASIFNETLLLNKIKEGSKIEEKLALLDKELSDAVQIIIDIYSRFLFEKAVFEKRVSGPLSVDELKQIMANAQKKAYGEGLDENVQHPYMWLVKPHYYSPTFHFYNFPYTFGMLFGLGIYAKRNDEGFFETYKKLLSSTGKGTAEEVAATVGIDITKKEFWKSSLRVIEEAVDEFLNM, encoded by the coding sequence ATGAAGTGGGATTTGTCAAACATCTATTCTTCGTTTGAATCAGAAGAATTCAAAGCAGACATAGCGAGACTTGAAAATGAAGTTAAGGCGTTTCTATCCTGGATGGACGAGAATTTTCAGACGGTTGAAAACGCAGAGGAAAAACTTGAATACGTAATTTCAAATTTGAATGAGCTATCTCTCTTGGCTGGGAAGCTTTACAACTTTGCGAGTTTGACGCTCAGCGCTGATGCGAACAACGAAATGGCTGCAAAGTATCTCGATGTTATCAGGAGCAAATTCGTTGACCTGTCGCTCGCTCGTACAAAACTGAGAAAGTTCCTAAAAGATTTGGACATATCGAACATCGGTAGCTCGAAGTCCGAAATTGTAAAGTCACATAAATTTTTTATCAGGGAGCAAAAGTTACTTTCAAAGTACATGCTATCTGAAAATGAAGAAAAAATCATCAGCCTTATGAGGCTTACAGGAGGCAATGCGTGGAATAACTTATACGAAAAAACGACTTCAAATTTACTTTGTGACATAGAGCTCAACGGTGAAAGGAAAAAGCTCCCACTCATGAGAATAAGGAACTTAGCATACGATAAATCCCAGGAGGTCAGGAAAAAGGCATATGAATCAGAGCTGAAAGCTTGCGAAAGTGTTGCGTCGGTCATAGCTCAATGTCTCAACAGCATAAAAGGAGAATTTTTGACCGAAGTCAAGCTCAGAGGTTACTCTTCTCCGCTTGAACCAATGCTTTTTGAGAACAGAATTTCACAAGAAACATTCGACGCAATGATGGAAGCTGTGAAAGAAAGTATGCCCAAACTGAGAAAATACCTGCAAAAGAAGGCTCAAATATTAGGACATTCGGACGGCTCAAAAGGTTTGCCTTGGTACGATTTGTTTGCACCGCTTGGTGGATACACAAAAACTTGGTCGTTCGAAGAAGCAAGAACGTTTATCGTCGAAAAATTGTCTGAATTTTCAAAAGAACTTGGCGAATTCATAGACCAAGCATTTGAACGAAAGTGGATAGATGCAGAAACAAGGCCGGGCAAACGTGGTGGTGCGTTCTGTTCTTCTGTAAAAGCGCTTAAAGAATCGAGGATTCTCATGAGTTTTGATGGAACGCTCGATAATGTGTTAACATTAGCTCACGAGCTTGGACATGCATTCCACAATTATTGCTTGAAAGATGAAACACCGCTTAACAGCACTACTCCGGCTACATTGGCGGAGACAGCATCGATTTTCAATGAGACACTATTGCTCAACAAGATAAAAGAGGGATCAAAAATTGAGGAAAAACTTGCCTTGTTAGACAAAGAACTTTCCGATGCTGTTCAGATAATTATCGACATCTACAGCAGATTCCTATTCGAAAAGGCAGTTTTCGAAAAGAGAGTTTCAGGACCTCTAAGCGTTGATGAGCTTAAACAGATAATGGCAAATGCTCAAAAAAAAGCCTACGGAGAAGGACTCGATGAGAATGTCCAGCACCCATACATGTGGCTTGTAAAACCGCATTATTATTCGCCGACGTTCCATTTCTACAATTTCCCGTATACATTCGGCATGCTCTTCGGGCTTGGCATTTATGCAAAAAGAAACGATGAAGGATTCTTCGAAACGTACAAGAAATTGCTTTCTTCGACAGGAAAAGGAACAGCGGAAGAAGTTGCAGCGACTGTCGGAATAGACATAACAAAGAAAGAATTTTGGAAGTCCTCGCTTAGAGTTATAGAAGAGGCGGTCGATGAGTTCTTGAATATGTGA
- the panB gene encoding 3-methyl-2-oxobutanoate hydroxymethyltransferase, with the protein MVTTKKIIDMKGKEPIVMITAYDYPTAKIASESGVEIILVGDSLGNVVLGYDSTIPVTMEDMLFHIKAVRRGAPDAFIVGDMPFLSYEVSIEKAVENAGLMLKAGANAIKLEGGQEYEETIRKIIAAGIPVMGHLGFTPQSVNLLGGHRVQGKTQESKEKLLRDAKALESAGCFAIVLELVVESVAKEITESINIPTIGIGAGRYCDGQVLVFHDVVGLSTANFKFVKKYANTYEIMAEAVKNYKNEVKSRTFPTQENVFE; encoded by the coding sequence ATGGTTACAACGAAGAAGATTATAGATATGAAAGGTAAAGAACCAATTGTAATGATTACAGCATATGATTATCCAACGGCAAAGATTGCTTCTGAGTCGGGCGTAGAAATAATCCTCGTTGGTGATTCCCTCGGGAATGTTGTACTGGGATATGACAGTACGATACCAGTTACGATGGAAGATATGCTTTTTCATATCAAGGCAGTTAGAAGAGGGGCACCAGACGCGTTTATAGTCGGCGACATGCCGTTTTTATCGTACGAGGTTAGCATTGAGAAGGCTGTCGAAAATGCCGGTCTGATGCTTAAAGCTGGTGCAAACGCGATTAAGTTAGAAGGTGGGCAGGAATACGAAGAAACGATTAGAAAAATAATAGCTGCTGGCATACCGGTTATGGGGCATCTCGGCTTTACGCCACAGTCGGTTAATCTTTTAGGCGGGCACAGGGTGCAAGGAAAAACTCAAGAGAGCAAGGAAAAGCTGCTTAGAGATGCTAAAGCACTCGAATCAGCCGGGTGTTTTGCTATCGTGCTTGAACTTGTTGTGGAAAGTGTCGCAAAGGAAATAACCGAGAGTATTAATATACCTACCATAGGCATAGGTGCTGGACGTTATTGCGATGGACAGGTGCTCGTCTTCCATGACGTTGTTGGATTGAGCACGGCGAATTTTAAATTTGTCAAAAAGTACGCAAATACTTACGAAATAATGGCCGAGGCTGTTAAGAATTATAAGAACGAAGTGAAGTCAAGAACCTTTCCAACTCAGGAGAATGTTTTTGAGTGA
- a CDS encoding AI-2E family transporter, protein MKLSIKQQALLYIIIYAVAFFIAFMISKTLLYVFVFSLISILVVNYIYKNLVRIKIPHAFAVIISLAVYFGVLIYAFVNIIPVVVKQVGPFYEFMRNILDSKYWQEYLKDNPQLSEIIGKIADWASPQISEVFNNYLLEFAKKIPNFLVILFYSILFTIYITIYTRWTTSSLPGLFPKKVRPIVEDFLKKLGTSLQSYVDILLLGAVIVSVSFYVLFSAYLPQYKVLLAFWGFITNLIPIVGVVIEWIPVIIVTLALGLKDFIIVNIIVALVHLGAFLFFIFIMKYKADINPVLMIIFIFVIGLTYGLVGTFFAVPVAIFFVTVWNEFIKG, encoded by the coding sequence GTGAAATTGAGCATTAAGCAACAGGCTTTGTTGTACATAATCATTTACGCAGTTGCCTTTTTCATCGCATTTATGATCTCGAAGACGCTATTATACGTCTTCGTGTTCTCGTTGATTTCCATATTGGTTGTCAATTATATATACAAAAACCTTGTCAGAATTAAGATTCCTCATGCTTTTGCAGTCATTATTTCTTTGGCAGTATATTTCGGCGTACTAATATACGCCTTTGTTAACATAATACCTGTTGTAGTGAAACAAGTTGGGCCATTTTACGAGTTCATGAGAAACATCCTTGATTCAAAATACTGGCAAGAGTATCTAAAAGACAATCCTCAGTTATCTGAAATAATAGGAAAAATCGCCGATTGGGCAAGTCCGCAGATTAGCGAAGTTTTCAATAACTACCTTTTAGAATTTGCAAAGAAAATACCAAATTTCCTTGTGATACTTTTTTACAGCATACTGTTTACAATATACATAACGATTTATACAAGATGGACAACCAGCTCACTTCCTGGGTTATTTCCAAAGAAGGTAAGACCCATTGTGGAAGATTTTCTAAAAAAGCTGGGAACATCTTTACAAAGCTATGTTGATATTCTTCTACTTGGTGCAGTCATTGTTTCTGTGAGTTTTTACGTACTGTTCTCGGCATATCTTCCGCAGTATAAAGTTTTACTTGCATTTTGGGGATTCATAACTAATTTGATACCGATAGTTGGTGTTGTAATAGAATGGATACCAGTGATTATCGTCACGCTCGCGCTTGGGCTTAAAGATTTTATCATCGTCAACATCATTGTTGCGCTCGTCCATCTTGGTGCGTTTTTGTTTTTCATATTTATAATGAAATACAAGGCTGATATAAATCCTGTGTTGATGATAATATTTATATTTGTCATAGGCCTGACGTACGGACTTGTAGGAACTTTCTTTGCCGTACCTGTTGCAATATTCTTTGTCACTGTGTGGAATGAATTCATAAAAGGTTGA
- a CDS encoding asparaginase, translated as MDKKRIIIISTGGTIAMVKKGRTVVPFDKGNALVTDIPELHEIADVELYEFSNIPSPQMTPRLMLELAKKIDEFLEKDDYDGAVITHGTDTLEETAYFLDLILRTEKPVVLTASMRNISELSTDGPRNVLSSVLVASSDSSYGMGVVVCLNDEIHAAREVTKTYTSNVATFDSPGYGPLGVVDENNVIYFRKSLTREKIITDKIEERVAVVKAFTGDDGAILRAVHNMGYKGIVLEGFGRGNVPPEAAQAVEEIVKSGVPVVITSRCFKGRVYPIYGYAGGGADLRRKGAILSEHPLSQKARIKLMLVLGITSDIEEIRKYFEIHIGGMMSEIEH; from the coding sequence ATGGATAAAAAGCGGATAATTATCATAAGTACGGGCGGAACGATAGCTATGGTTAAGAAAGGAAGAACAGTTGTTCCTTTTGACAAGGGAAACGCACTTGTGACGGATATTCCAGAATTACATGAAATAGCTGACGTGGAGCTGTACGAATTTTCGAATATCCCAAGTCCTCAGATGACACCAAGGCTGATGTTAGAGCTTGCCAAAAAGATTGATGAATTTCTTGAAAAGGATGATTATGATGGTGCAGTTATTACGCACGGCACAGATACGCTCGAAGAAACCGCGTACTTTCTCGATTTAATTTTAAGAACAGAGAAACCTGTTGTTCTAACTGCATCGATGAGAAATATCAGCGAGTTAAGTACAGATGGTCCAAGGAATGTACTTTCTTCAGTGCTTGTAGCGTCTTCAGACAGCAGCTACGGGATGGGAGTTGTAGTATGTTTAAACGACGAGATTCACGCTGCAAGAGAAGTTACTAAGACTTATACCAGTAATGTGGCAACCTTTGACTCGCCAGGCTACGGACCGCTGGGCGTTGTCGATGAAAATAACGTTATATACTTTCGAAAGTCACTTACGAGGGAGAAGATAATTACTGACAAAATAGAAGAAAGAGTTGCGGTGGTAAAGGCGTTTACGGGTGATGACGGAGCTATTTTGCGTGCAGTACACAATATGGGATACAAAGGGATAGTTCTTGAAGGATTTGGAAGAGGAAACGTTCCGCCAGAAGCTGCACAAGCTGTTGAGGAGATAGTAAAATCAGGGGTCCCGGTTGTTATAACTTCGAGGTGTTTTAAAGGAAGGGTTTATCCGATATATGGGTATGCCGGTGGAGGAGCGGATCTTCGCAGGAAGGGTGCTATACTCAGTGAACATCCGCTATCGCAGAAAGCAAGGATTAAATTAATGTTGGTACTTGGAATAACTTCTGATATAGAAGAGATTAGAAAATACTTTGAGATTCATATTGGAGGTATGATGAGTGAAATTGAGCATTAA
- a CDS encoding rhomboid family intramembrane serine protease, translating to MFPLYDTIPSLKRPVVNYIIIFTNILVFLYELTLFWDEELLNAFFYNFGFVPEKMFYSFPILALFTHMFIHGGWAHIIGNLWFLKIFGDNVEDAMGHFKFFLFYITGGIFALFFHIIFNPFSPYPLVGASGAISAVMGAYLVLFYYSRIVSLVFFILPFLVEIPAVIYLFLWFIMQILNGMYADITGTGVAYWAHAGGFIYGVLVGFRVRKKRYWY from the coding sequence ATGTTCCCATTATATGACACGATCCCAAGCCTGAAACGTCCTGTGGTTAATTATATAATAATATTTACAAACATCTTGGTGTTTCTGTATGAATTAACGCTTTTTTGGGACGAAGAACTTCTAAACGCGTTTTTCTACAACTTTGGTTTTGTGCCTGAAAAAATGTTCTATTCTTTTCCCATATTGGCTCTCTTCACACACATGTTTATTCATGGAGGGTGGGCTCACATAATTGGAAATCTTTGGTTTTTGAAGATCTTTGGAGACAACGTTGAAGACGCGATGGGGCATTTCAAATTTTTTCTCTTTTACATAACGGGTGGCATATTTGCGCTATTTTTCCATATAATTTTTAATCCATTCTCTCCTTACCCATTGGTTGGTGCTTCAGGTGCTATATCCGCCGTTATGGGTGCTTACCTTGTGTTGTTTTATTATTCACGCATAGTTTCGCTTGTGTTTTTCATTCTGCCTTTTCTTGTTGAGATTCCAGCTGTTATTTACTTATTCCTGTGGTTCATTATGCAGATACTTAACGGCATGTATGCGGACATCACGGGTACAGGAGTAGCTTATTGGGCACACGCAGGTGGTTTCATTTATGGTGTCTTGGTTGGATTCAGGGTCAGAAAAAAGAGATATTGGTATTAA
- a CDS encoding YdcF family protein, with protein MFALLKIISSFVVFPGIIVLLFLVLSFILYKKRNKAWRIFLALSFVFYIASSNWFAYLVSKTLYIPDTDDNGRYIVVLGGGIDIYNSEREIGKHTLRRLYRAYQLYLKNPRRIIVTGGVVTKGIPEASVMRDVLVSFGVPEENIIVEERARNTYENAKYTYELVGSVPITLVTSTTHMRRSLLSFGKFFSKIYHVQADYPIDFRNVYLDYVPNHGGFYTFSQVFYEWIGILQYALFKK; from the coding sequence ATGTTTGCTTTGCTAAAAATCATCTCATCATTTGTCGTTTTTCCCGGAATAATCGTTCTACTTTTCTTGGTTTTGAGCTTCATTCTATATAAAAAGCGCAACAAAGCTTGGCGAATTTTCTTGGCGTTGTCTTTTGTTTTCTATATTGCTTCATCGAACTGGTTTGCGTATCTGGTTAGCAAAACTCTGTATATTCCCGATACTGACGATAACGGCCGATATATAGTAGTGTTAGGTGGCGGAATTGATATATATAACAGTGAAAGAGAAATTGGTAAGCATACACTCAGGCGCCTTTATAGAGCATATCAGTTGTACTTGAAAAACCCAAGGAGAATAATTGTTACCGGAGGAGTTGTGACGAAAGGTATACCAGAAGCTTCGGTTATGAGAGATGTTCTCGTTAGCTTTGGGGTTCCAGAAGAAAATATAATAGTCGAAGAAAGAGCTCGAAATACATACGAAAATGCAAAATACACGTATGAGTTGGTAGGCAGTGTCCCTATAACGCTTGTGACGAGTACAACACACATGAGGCGATCTCTTTTGTCTTTTGGTAAGTTTTTTAGTAAAATTTACCACGTTCAGGCTGATTATCCTATCGACTTTCGCAACGTTTATCTTGACTATGTCCCGAATCATGGCGGTTTCTATACGTTCAGTCAAGTTTTTTATGAGTGGATTGGAATCCTCCAGTACGCTCTTTTTAAAAAATAA
- the fliJ gene encoding flagellar export protein FliJ, with the protein MAFRLEKLLYLRAKEEESLKSELSRIRTEIRKVEEEIDNVENSKKQIEMQLRTGTQTGTQVAFFIYLIKMYNEHIGNLRLKLSELRLLEEKTLQMYLEKRTERRSFEKLKERYIRSQMIENDRKERIVIDEVALQKYIRNTSGT; encoded by the coding sequence TTGGCTTTCAGACTTGAGAAACTCTTATATTTAAGAGCAAAAGAAGAGGAATCATTGAAGAGTGAACTGAGCAGAATCAGAACCGAGATTAGAAAAGTTGAAGAAGAAATTGATAACGTTGAAAATTCTAAAAAACAGATAGAAATGCAACTTCGTACCGGTACTCAAACCGGCACGCAAGTTGCTTTTTTCATATACCTAATAAAGATGTACAATGAACACATTGGAAACTTGAGATTGAAACTATCTGAATTGAGACTTCTTGAAGAGAAGACCCTGCAAATGTATTTGGAAAAGAGAACAGAACGAAGGAGCTTTGAAAAACTTAAAGAAAGATATATCAGATCACAAATGATTGAAAATGATAGAAAAGAGAGAATAGTTATCGACGAAGTTGCACTTCAAAAGTACATTAGAAACACTTCTGGAACTTAG
- a CDS encoding PAS domain-containing protein has translation MRYLYFLQQFFEKLPTPAFIKDNKGRYLWINKELENVLGLPEEKVVGEKESEILGVEEIDEIDKKVMKNRRNQSHELMIAGRHYNIQRMPIRLGTGGYGVAGLMYDITEKILERTLYKLLSFVEQKILESLGEAEGDLDKFVTTFSRKFHAEYPHTAVVLLKDNEYLIGSEDYKLIEKVKQIDEVKTFTHEKQNYQVIPIENFKFVVHVPEHYLSLAKALSSFLASQVLAAMKVIENQRMYKDIIEKFDSIIRIISLWNESNTLEEYLERILDDLVKLVPETQKASIWLLEKDTYKCVAVHNYDDEVKNVLNKASDDNYGPNIGENKVVELLDAYRLNLESKQREMWERAGVTTPNFIPLVGSVRVGDKKVIIISLDNFEGQRFSETSKKVLQILVELLSAFLSGK, from the coding sequence ATGAGGTACTTATACTTTTTGCAGCAATTTTTCGAAAAACTACCTACACCAGCGTTCATAAAAGACAATAAGGGAAGGTATCTGTGGATTAATAAGGAACTTGAAAACGTTTTAGGATTGCCGGAAGAGAAAGTTGTCGGTGAGAAAGAATCGGAAATACTTGGAGTCGAAGAAATAGATGAAATAGATAAGAAGGTTATGAAGAATAGAAGAAATCAATCTCACGAACTCATGATCGCTGGGAGACATTACAACATCCAAAGAATGCCAATAAGATTGGGAACCGGTGGTTACGGCGTTGCAGGATTGATGTATGATATTACGGAAAAAATTCTTGAAAGAACTTTGTACAAACTCTTGTCCTTCGTTGAGCAAAAAATCCTTGAATCGCTTGGTGAAGCTGAGGGTGATTTGGATAAGTTCGTCACGACTTTTTCGAGGAAATTTCATGCCGAGTATCCACATACAGCAGTTGTGCTTTTGAAAGACAACGAATACTTGATAGGTTCTGAAGACTATAAACTAATTGAAAAGGTAAAGCAAATCGACGAGGTAAAGACATTTACTCACGAAAAGCAGAACTACCAAGTAATCCCGATAGAGAATTTTAAGTTTGTTGTCCATGTACCAGAGCATTATTTAAGCCTTGCAAAGGCACTATCTTCGTTCCTCGCCTCACAGGTGCTTGCAGCTATGAAAGTTATAGAAAATCAAAGGATGTACAAAGATATAATAGAGAAGTTTGACTCGATAATTAGAATTATTAGTCTCTGGAACGAATCGAATACACTTGAAGAGTACCTTGAAAGAATCTTAGATGACCTTGTGAAGCTTGTGCCAGAAACACAGAAAGCATCCATTTGGCTTTTGGAAAAGGATACATACAAGTGCGTTGCTGTGCACAACTACGATGATGAAGTCAAGAACGTCCTAAACAAAGCATCAGATGATAATTACGGACCAAATATCGGAGAAAACAAGGTTGTTGAGTTACTCGACGCTTACCGTCTCAATCTTGAAAGCAAGCAACGGGAAATGTGGGAAAGAGCAGGAGTCACAACTCCAAACTTTATACCGCTTGTCGGAAGCGTGAGAGTGGGAGATAAGAAAGTTATAATAATCTCACTCGATAATTTTGAAGGGCAAAGATTTTCAGAAACAAGCAAGAAAGTTCTCCAAATACTTGTCGAGCTTCTGTCTGCTTTCTTATCCGGCAAGTAA